A genomic region of Papaver somniferum cultivar HN1 chromosome 7, ASM357369v1, whole genome shotgun sequence contains the following coding sequences:
- the LOC113294427 gene encoding uncharacterized protein LOC113294427: MSIFNDVQKDATFGIHKDQNSGNWWILLQGIPIGYYPSSLFTQLSKTTTSIDFGGEIFNEGSKGRHITIQMGSSHLPSKGGFGISSFFNHVQVIDENNEAKDPEDVKLVISNPNCYDLKIDDENKNGYGFYYGGPGYNDNCQQ; the protein is encoded by the exons ATGTCCATTTTCAATGACGTCCAAAAAGATGCCACATTCGGTATACACAAG GACCAAAATAGTGGAAATTGGTGGATACTACTACAAGGTATTCCCATAGGATATTATCCAAGTTCTCTATTCACCCAATTATCAAAGACAACAACAAGTATAGATTTCGGTGGAGAAATATTTAATGAGGGATCTAAAGGACGACATATTACGATTCAAATGGGTAGCAGTCATTTACCTTCGAAAGGAGGCTTCGGAATATCTAGTTTTTTCAATCAtgttcaagtaattgatgaaaatAATGAAGCAAAAGACCCCGAAGATGTTAAGCTTGTCATTTCGAATCCAAATTGCTACGATTTGAAAATTGACGACGAAAATAAAAATGGATACGGTTTTTATTATGGAGGTCCTGGTTACAATGATAATTGCCAACAATAA